A single Amphiprion ocellaris isolate individual 3 ecotype Okinawa chromosome 1, ASM2253959v1, whole genome shotgun sequence DNA region contains:
- the paqr5b gene encoding membrane progestin receptor gamma-B isoform X2: protein MLSLIRLPRVFTINQVPKVFHEDSIISGYRHPHSSATDCILSLFQMTNETLNIWTHFLPTWYFLWKLVTVLLMQTPWQNSFIWPLVVFLLSCCIYPLASSCAHTFSTMSARARHICFFFDYGALSFYSLGSAIIYSAYVFPDKWVSSSFHRWYIPIAVFNTVICTFLACYSRLGLPFLQYNHDIVKRFPEYQSPKFSKFLRVAAFAYPYLFDNIPLFYRVFLCVGEGCTDNGTNILHYKHIALAFLTGFLFATHLPERLAPGSFDYIGHSHQLFHVCSVLGTHFQMQALEQDMVTRRPWLVHNSFPITFSNSGGPALFCVLLNLAIIALFSLPLLSAPVCKEKDHGKGPKKASAKPRPCC, encoded by the exons ATGCTCAGCCTCATCAGGTTACCGCGAGTCTTCACCATCAACCAGGTGCCCAAA gttttccaTGAGGACAGCATCATCTCTGGGTACCGACATCCTCACAGCTCAGCCACTGACTGCATCCTCAGCCTCTTCCAGATGACCAACGAGACGCTCAACATCTGGACTCACTTTCTGCCCACCTG GTATTTCCTCTGGAAGCTGGTGACGGTGCTGCTGATGCAGACTCCCTGGCAGAACTCCTTCATCTGGCCTCTGGTGGTCTTCCTGCTGTCCTGCTGCATCTACCCGCTGGCGTCCAGCTGTGCTCACACCTTCAGCACCATGTCGGCTCGGGCCCGACACATCTGCTTCTTCTTTGACTACGGCGCCCTCAGTTTCTACAGTCTGG GTTCAGCGATCATCTACTCGGCTTACGTTTTCCCCGATAAGTGGGTGAGCAGCTCCTTCCATCGGTGGTACATCCCCATCGCTGTGTTCAACACTGTCATCTGCACCTTCCTGGCCTGTTACTCCAG GCTTGGCTTACCGTTCCTACAATATAATCACGACATCGTGAAGAG atTCCCTGAATACCAGAGCCCAAAGTTCAGTAAATTCCTGCGTGTGGCCGCCTTCGCCTACCCCTACCTGTTCGACAACATTCCTCTGTTCTACAGG GTTTTCCTCTGTGTAGGAGAAGGCTGTACTGACAACGGTACCAACATCCTCCACTACAAACACATCGCCTTGGCTTTCCTCACCGGCTTTCTGTTCGCCACTCATCTACCTGAGCGTCTGGCACCTGGCAGCTTCGACTACATCG GTCACAGCCACCAGCTCTTCCACGTCTGCAGCGTCCTGGGCACCCACTTCCAGATGCAGGCCCTGGAGCAGGACATGGTGACACGGCGGCCCTGGCTTGTCCACAACTCCTTTCCCATCACATTTTCCAACTCGGGGGGTCCAGCACTGTTTTGTGTGCTACTCAATTTGGCCATCATCGCCCTCTTCAGTctgcctctcctctctgctcccgTCTGCAAAGAAAAGGACCATGGGAAAGGTCCAAAGAAGGCCTCAGCCAAACCCCGGCCCTGTTGCTGA
- the paqr5b gene encoding membrane progestin receptor gamma-B isoform X1, translated as MDWDGARIIGTEENKLKRWIKEAMEIRRRAERAMNRDEGGFMLSHTWDTTLQRKHAWWDGRVVGLTMTCHYGVDVVGPAHLETLLGVPQIPAVKTCQLTCHAVSETLLRKDRVLAKLSSRYFLWKLVTVLLMQTPWQNSFIWPLVVFLLSCCIYPLASSCAHTFSTMSARARHICFFFDYGALSFYSLGSAIIYSAYVFPDKWVSSSFHRWYIPIAVFNTVICTFLACYSRLGLPFLQYNHDIVKRFPEYQSPKFSKFLRVAAFAYPYLFDNIPLFYRVFLCVGEGCTDNGTNILHYKHIALAFLTGFLFATHLPERLAPGSFDYIGHSHQLFHVCSVLGTHFQMQALEQDMVTRRPWLVHNSFPITFSNSGGPALFCVLLNLAIIALFSLPLLSAPVCKEKDHGKGPKKASAKPRPCC; from the exons ATGGACTGGGACGGGGCAAGAATCATCGGaacggaagaaaacaaactgaaacgcTGGATTAAGGAGGCGATGGAGATCAGGAGGCGGGCGGAGAGAGCCATGAACAGGGATGAAGGAGGCTTCATGCTCTCCCACACCTGGGACACCACACTCCAGAGGAAACATGCCTGGTGGGATGGTCGGGTCGTTGGGCTCACCATGACATGTCATTACGGCGTGGACGTGGTTGGTCCGGCGCATCTGGAGACTCTACTGGGAGTTCCGCAAATACCTGCTGTCAAAACCTGCCAGCTGACATgtcacgctgtcagtgagacgcttctgaggaAGGACAGAGTGTTGGCGAAACTGTCAAGCAG GTATTTCCTCTGGAAGCTGGTGACGGTGCTGCTGATGCAGACTCCCTGGCAGAACTCCTTCATCTGGCCTCTGGTGGTCTTCCTGCTGTCCTGCTGCATCTACCCGCTGGCGTCCAGCTGTGCTCACACCTTCAGCACCATGTCGGCTCGGGCCCGACACATCTGCTTCTTCTTTGACTACGGCGCCCTCAGTTTCTACAGTCTGG GTTCAGCGATCATCTACTCGGCTTACGTTTTCCCCGATAAGTGGGTGAGCAGCTCCTTCCATCGGTGGTACATCCCCATCGCTGTGTTCAACACTGTCATCTGCACCTTCCTGGCCTGTTACTCCAG GCTTGGCTTACCGTTCCTACAATATAATCACGACATCGTGAAGAG atTCCCTGAATACCAGAGCCCAAAGTTCAGTAAATTCCTGCGTGTGGCCGCCTTCGCCTACCCCTACCTGTTCGACAACATTCCTCTGTTCTACAGG GTTTTCCTCTGTGTAGGAGAAGGCTGTACTGACAACGGTACCAACATCCTCCACTACAAACACATCGCCTTGGCTTTCCTCACCGGCTTTCTGTTCGCCACTCATCTACCTGAGCGTCTGGCACCTGGCAGCTTCGACTACATCG GTCACAGCCACCAGCTCTTCCACGTCTGCAGCGTCCTGGGCACCCACTTCCAGATGCAGGCCCTGGAGCAGGACATGGTGACACGGCGGCCCTGGCTTGTCCACAACTCCTTTCCCATCACATTTTCCAACTCGGGGGGTCCAGCACTGTTTTGTGTGCTACTCAATTTGGCCATCATCGCCCTCTTCAGTctgcctctcctctctgctcccgTCTGCAAAGAAAAGGACCATGGGAAAGGTCCAAAGAAGGCCTCAGCCAAACCCCGGCCCTGTTGCTGA